The Streptomyces capitiformicae genome contains the following window.
AGCAGACGCCCACCGTGGTGTTCCTGGTGGGCCAGCCCGGCGCCGGCAAGAGCAGGGTCACCGAGATGGTGGCCGGCGTGCTCAACCGGCACGGCGGCTTCGTGGACGTCGACAGCGACCTCTACAAGCCGTACCACCCCGAGTACGCCCGGCTGATGGCCCAGGACGACACCCTCATGGCCGCCTACACCCGCGCCGACGGGCGGGCCTGGATGGCCCAGGCCGAGGCGTACGTCCGTGAGCACGGACTGCACGCGATCATCCAGGAGACCTCGCAGAACGCCCAGGCCGTGGAGGAGAAGATGCGCGCCTACCGGGAGTCCGGCGCGCGCGTCGAGGCCCTGTTCATGGGCGTGCCGCAGGCGATGAGCAACCAGGGCATCGTCAACCGGTACTTCGAGCAGCTCGCAGACCGCGGCCAGGGACGGCTGACCGTGCAGGCGAACGCCGACGAGTCGTACGTCGGTATCCGCGAACTCGCCGACCGGGTGGACCGAGGCGCCCTCGCCGACCTGGCGAGCGTCTACCGGCGCGGCGAGAGCAAGCCCCGCTACAGCAACTCCCTGGACGACACGGGGAACTGGGCCGGCCCGCCGGGGTTGCGCCAGGCCCTCGACACCGAGCGCGTACGGCCGTGGACGGCGGCCGAGAGCGATGCCTTCGTCGCCACCCAACTACGGCTGCGGGAGGCCGGCCGGGCCCAGGGCGGCCCCGAGTGGCCGACCAGACTCGCCCACATCGAGGACCAGGCCCGCCCCCTCCTGACCCCCCGGGCCGCCGCCCAGCTCACCCCGACGGCACCGGACGCACCCGCGTCCCAGACATCGGCGGCCGCCGCCGCGACGTCCCGGACCACGCCCACCCCACCGGCCCAGGCCTCACCGGCGTCCCCCACCTCGGCGGCCGCCGCCGCGCGCTCCCGCAGCACGCCACGCCCCGGCAACCCCACCACGCCGCAGGCCCCGGGCGAGACACCGCGCACCGGCCCCGCCCGCCCGGCACCACGACAAGGACCGGCACCACAACAAGGATCGGCACCACAACAAGGATCGGCACCACAACGAGGACCGGCACCACAACGAGGACCGGCACCACAACAAGGACCGGCACCACAACAAGGACCGGCACCACAACAAGGACCGGGCGGCCCCCACCCCAACCGGGGCCGCGGCAGATAGTCCCCGCCCCGGTACGAACATGCTCATCCCGTCCCCGACCGCGCCACCCGGAACCCCACGTCGTCCACCCGGAACGTCGGATGGCTCCGTCTGCGTACGCCGGCCCGGCAGCTCCAGTGCTCGTCGAACCAGCCGCCGCCGCGCAGGACACGGTAGGTGCCGTAGACGTCGGGGTCGTAGAGGTCCCAGCACCACTCCCAGATGTTGCCGAGCATGTCGTGCAGGCCCCAGGGGTTGGGTCGGCGGCCGCCCACCTCGTGGAGGTGTTCGCCGGAGTTGGCGCGGTGCCAGGCGATGTCGTCGAGAGGGCCGTAGTGAGGGCCGGTGGTGCCCGCCCGGCAGGCGTACTCCCACTCGGCCTCCGTGGGGAGCCGGTAGCCGTCGGCGGAGGGCGACCACTCCACCGAGTCGCCCTCTTCCTCATCGGTATCGGCTATGGCATATGCCGGGGTCAATCCCTCCTGCTCCGACAATGCGTTGCAGAAGCGCACGGCATCCCACCATGAGATGTTCACCGCGGGGGTCCGGTCGGCCGGTGTTCCGGTCGTCGGTGTGCCGCCCCGCAGGCGCCGCAGGCGTTCGTACTCCCCGCGCGTGACGGGATGCACCGCGAGTCGGAAGGAAGTGACATCGGCCACCCACTGCCGTCGGGTCCGTCGGTCGGATAGGGGCACCGAGCCCGGGGGAACGGAGATCATCCCGGTCTCCGTCGTCGTGTCCGCGTCCATCCCGGGAGCCTAGTCGTGGAGCCCGGTCGTGGTCCCTGACCTGCCGACCCCGACCAGGCGGCCCGCCCCCCCCGCCGGCTCGAACCCCGTTTGTACTCGAAGGGCAATCGCGCGGCGGCCGCTCGGGCAGAGCGGTTCGCGGCGGCAGCCGTTGGCTCGTGTCAGGGTGAAGATCGCGCGGCGAAACCGTGAGCCTCTTGCTTTACCCTCTTCACACCGAGACCACACGAGGCTGTTGTCATCTCGTTAAGTGATTACTCCTTGACGCTGAGGTTATCACCGCGTTGGCTTTCAGCCATATGGGTCGCAGTGATGCGCCCACGCCCGGAAGGCCCTTGATGTGAACGCCCTTAACACCAGCAACGCCCTCAGTGTGCGTAAAGCTTGCCGCACCACCGTGCGCCGTACCGCCACTGTCCTCGCCGCGTCCGCCGCGGCCGTCTCCCTCGCCGCCTGCGGGGTCGTGGACGTGGGTGACAGCGCCGAGGCGAGCCCCACGAAGGGCGATGACATCACCGTGGGCGTGCTGTTCCCGGACAAGGACGCCCAGCGTTGGGAGCAGTTCGACTACCCGATCATCAAGAAGAAGATCGCCGAGCTGACGAACAACAAGGGCGTCACCAAGTACGCGAACGCCGAGAAGGACCCCGAGACCCAGATCACCCAGCTCGAACAGATGGTGGCCGACAAGGTCGACATCATCATCATCTCCGCCGTGGACTCCAAGTCCATCGCGAGCGCCGTGCAGACGGCGGACGAGGCGGGCATCCCCGTGATCGCCTACGACCGGCTGGCCGAGGGCCCGATCGACGGTTACGTCTCCTTCGACAACGAGCTCGTCGGGCAGGTGCAGGGCCGCGCCCTGGTGGAGGAGCTCGGCAACAGCGCCGCCAACAAGATCGTCATGATGAACGGGTCCGTCTCCGACCCCAACGCCGCGATGTTCCGGGACGGCGCGCTCTCCGAGCTCCAGGACAGCGTGACGATCTCCGAGACGTACGACACCACGGACTGGGACCCGAAGGTCGCCAAGGTCAACATGCAGAAGGCGGTCTCCAAGCTCGGCCTCGACAACATCGACGCCGTCTACGCCGCCAACGACGGCATCGCCGGTGCCGTCATCGACGTGCTCAAGACCGCCGGGGTCTCCAAGGTGCCGCCGGTCACCGGGCAGGACGCCGACCTGGACGCGGTGCAGCGGATCGTCGCCGGCGACCAGTACATGACCGTGTACAAGTCGTTCCCGCTGGAGGCGAACGCCGCCGCCGAGATGGCCGTCGCCAAGGTCCAGGCCCGCTCCATCGAGTTCGACGCCCTCGCCAAGGACAGCGTCGACTCCCCCACCACCAAGAACATCCCGTCCCAGCTGGTCCCCCCGGTCGCGCTGACCAAGGACAACATCAAGGACACCGTCATCGACGACGAGATCTACACCGTCAAGGAGATCTGCACGTCCGACTACAAGGCCGACTGCAACGCCCTCAAGCTGAACTAGGGCCTCCCTGCCCCGGCTCCGGTCCGCGCTCTCGCGCAGATCCTGTGGAGTCCCGTGAAATCCCCGTACCAAGATCACGGCATGATCTAAGGTAGCCGACTGTCATGTCGTGATCACGGGGGACGACTGTCGGATGCCGACCAACGGGGCCGTAACGAAGCCGCGTGCGCGCACAACACGCAGCCGCACGCCGATCAGCGAAGCAGCGTCGGCACTCCCGTCGACGCTGCTCACGAGGTGCGGCCTCGGCCGCTCCGACGCCGCCGACGACAAGGGCACGGAGAAGACCGCCGGTCCCGGCGCTGAAGGCACCGCGAGTGCTGCCACGTACGACGGTCACGGCCCCCGGCCGCCCGGCTCCGCCGCGAAGCCGGCGTGGAGCCTTGACGCCGACTCCTTCGCCGCCCCCGGCAATCCCTGGAAGCTCCGCCCCCGCATCGTGGGCGAGTTCCAAGGCCGCCCCCACCGTGTCCCGCACGTCTTCGAGACGCCGTACCCGCTGGCCCCCGTGCCCCCGTGCGGCTCACAGCCGATGGCTCGGTCCTGCGTGGCCTGACGACCGCCGTGGACGGCTTGCTCTCGTTCGCTCCGACGGCCTCCTGATCCTCGCTCCCTGCTTTCCACCCCCATCCCCCATCCCCCATCCCCCATCCCCCATCCCCCATCCCCCATCCCCCATCCCCCATCCCCCATCCCCCATCCCTCACTCCGCTCGATCACCTAAGGAACCCCCGTGCGTACCCGCTTGGCCGCTTCCGGCTGTGCCCTTCTGTTCGCCCTGACCCTCACCGCCTGCGGCGACGAGGTCGAGTTGCCCATGGCCTCGAACACCGAAGGGGTGGCGAGCTATGTGGAGAAGAACATCGGCGGCTGCACCGACACCGACTACTTCTCGTCCGGCGAGATGCGGTTGATCAAGTCGGAGGTGAGCGCCGCCCTCGACGGCGGCGGCGAGTGCGAGCTCGGCGACGACGGGGACATCGAGTTCCTGTACGTCAGCGACATGACCCAGTTCCAGAAGGACGTGGCGCTCATCGACGAGAACGAGGACGACCCCCTGATGGTGGGGATGGACTTCGCACTCGACGTGGACAGCGACTACATCCAGACCTTCCTCGACAAGGGCCTGATGCTCCTCGACTGCAACCCGGGCATGCAGACCCCGGAGGGGTTCACCCGGGTCGAGGCCGAGGGCGGCTGCGTGCTGACCAACTACGTACGGCCGTCGGACGATTCGACCGACTCCTGACGCCCGCCGCCCCCGTGACCTGATGACGCCCGCCGCCACCCGTGACCTGATCGCCTCCTGACCCGGCTCACGCCACCCGCGTGAACTCGATCGTCACCTCCGGCGGCCCCCCGGGCACCCCCCGGTAGATCCCCTTGTGCGGGGTGACGTCGTCGTAGTCGCGGCCGCGGCCGACGACGACGTGGGACTCGTCGGCGCGGACGCGGTTGGTGGGGTCGTAGCCGGTCCAGTCGCCGGCCCAGTACTCGATCCAGGCGTGGCTCTGGCCGGCGACGGGGCGGTAGAGCTCGGCCTCGCGTTCGGGGTGGAGGTAGCCGGAGATGTAGCGGGCGGGCAGGCCCAGGCCGCGGAGCATGCCCAGGGTGAGGTGGGCGATGTCCTGGCAGACGCCGGCGCCCTGGTCCCACGCCTCGCTCGCGCTGGTGTGGACGCCGGTCGCGCCCGGCACGTACGAGACGTGGTCGGCGACCATCGACGAGACCGCGACCGCCGTCTCGTGGACGTCGAGGCCGTCCGCCGCCTCCCGGGCCTTGTCCAGCAGGTCCGCCGGGAGTGTCGTACGGCTGGTCGGGGTCAGGTACTCCAGGAGGCGGGAGTCGGGGGTCGCCGCGGCGATCTCCGCCCACCCCGGCGCGTCCGACAGCGGCTCCGGCGGGGCCGTCTCCACCAGGCTGGACGCGGTGATCGTCAGGGTGGAGTGGGGGTCGATCAGGTCGAAGCCGGTGACCTGGGTGCCCCAGTAGTCCCAGTACGACCAGGTGGGTGTGGACGGGTTGACCAGGACACGGGCGTCCAGGGTGGTCTGGCCGGGGAGCGTCAGCGGGGTCATACGGACCTCGTTGTGCGAGGAGGCCGCGGGCTGGGCGTATGCGACGCGGGTGGTGTGCTTGATGCGCAGTCGGCGAACCATGGCCGTCCTCACGCTCCTTCCTGGGCCCACTCGACGGGACCTTGGTACGGGAAGAACTTCTCGGCCACCGCCTCCGCCGAGGCCATGCACGCCTGCTGCAAGTCGCGCAGCAGCGTGGGCAGTCCGGCCTCCAAGGCCTCGGAGTCGAGGTATTCGAGGTGGGTGCGCAGGGCGCCGATCGGGCGGCGGGCCGGGTCCTGACGGGGACGGCCGAGCGCCGCCAGGCACTCCTCCGCCGTGGTCAGGGCGTGCAGCGCCGAGCGCGGGAAGTCGCGGTCCAGGAGCAGGAATTCGGCGACCTTGGGGCTGTCGCCGAAGCCCCCGTGCACGCGCGCGTACGCCTCGTCGGCGCCGCTCGCGCTCAGCAGCGTCGGCCAGTCGGGCGCGTGCGCCGCGTCCAGCACGCGCACCGACAGCAGCCGTACGGTCATGTCCACCCGCTCCAGGCTGCGGCCGAGGACGACGAAACGCCAGCTGTCGTCGCGGCTCATGGTGGAGTCGGCGAGGCCGAAGAAGAGGGCCGCCCGCCGGCGTACCAGCTCCAGATACGCGTACGGGCCACCCGTGCGGCGCGCGGCCGTCCGCTGGTCGGCGAGCGCGTGCCAGGTGGAGTTGAGGCACTCCCACATCTCGGAGGAGACGGCCTCACGGGCGCTGCGCGCGTTGAGCCGGGCCGCCCCGAGCGCGCCCTCGATCGACCCCGTCGACCGGGCGTCGAACGCCAGCTGGTCCAGCACCTGCTGCATGTCGCAGTGCTGGTCGGGCGCGTCCACGCCGAGGATCGCGTACAGCGAGCGGCAGGCCGCGTCCTCGTCGCGCCAGGGGTCTTCGAGGAGGCGGTGGAGGTAGGCGTCGAGGATGCGGCCGGTCGCGTCGGCGCGCTCCACGTACCGGCCCGTCCAGGTCAGGGCCTCCGCTATCCGGGAGAGGATCACGTCGTTCACTGCTGCTGTGCCCCTTCCTGTACGACCGTGCCGGCGCCGTCCGGTCCGAGCTGACGCGGCGCCTTCTCCAGCGGGCCGCCGACCTCCTCGTACCGCTGCTCGGCGGGTCCCTCGGCGAGCACCCAGGTGTCCTTGGAGCCGCCGCCCTGGCTGGAGTTGACGATGAGGTTGCCCTCCTGGAGCGCCACGCGGGTGAGGCCGCCGGGGAGCACCCACACCTCGTTGCCGTCGTTCACGGCGAAGGGGCGCAGGTCGATGTGGCGTGGGGCCATGCGTTCGCCGGAGAGGGTGGGGGAGGTGGACAGGGCGACCGGCCGCTGGGCGATCCAGCCGCGCGGGTCGGCGATGACGGCCTCGCGGGTGCGTTCCAGGGTCTCCCGGTCCGCCTTCGGACCGATCACGATCCCTTGACCGCCCGCCCCGTCGACGGGCTTGATGACGAGCCGGTCGATCTGGTCGAGCACCGCCTCCAACTGCCCCGGCTCGTCCGGCCGGAACGACTCCACATTCGGGAGAATCGGTTCCTCACCGAGGTAGTAGCGGATCAGGTCGGGTACGTACGTGTAGAGCAGCTTGTCGTCGGCGATGCCGTTGCCGACCGCGTTGGCCAGTGTGACGTTCCCCGCCATCGCGGCGCTCATGATGCCCGGGCAGCCGATCACCGAGTCGGGCCGGAAGTGGAGCGGGTCGAGGAAGTCGTCGTCGAGCCGCCGGTATACGACATGCACGGGCATCTCCCCGCGTGTGGTCCGCATCCACACCCGGTTTCCCCGGCACACCAGATCGTGCCCCTCGACCAGCTGCACACCCATCAGCCGGGCCAGCAGGGCGTGTTCGAAGTAGGCGGCGTTGTTCGGGCCGGGGGTGAGCACGACGACCCGCGGATCCCCGATCCCGCCGGGCGCGGCGGCCCGGAGCGCGGCGAGCAGCTTCTGCGCGTAGCCGTCCACCGGCAGCACATGCTGCTCGGCGAAGAGCGAGGGGAACACCCGGGTCATCGCACGCCGGTTCTCGATGACGTACGACACGCCGGACGGCACCCGGACGTTGTCCTCCAGCACCCGGAAGTCGCCCGCCTCGTCGCGTACGAGGTCGATGCCGGCGACATGGATACGGACCCCGCCCGGAGGCTCGACCCCGTGCGCGGATCTATGAAAATGGGGGGAGTTGAGGAGCAGCCGCCAGGGCACGACGCCGTCCTCGAAGGCCCGGCACGGCCCGTAGGCGTCCGCGAGGTACGCCTCCAGTGCCCGTACGCGCTGGGCCACCCCGCGCTGGATGAGGTCCCACTCCAGTGCGTCCAGGATCCGCGGCACCAGGTCCAGCGGCCATGGTCGTTCCTCGCCCGCGAAGGCGTACGTCACACCCCGGTCCGTGAACGCACGGGCCATCTGGTCCGCCCTGAACCTCAGTTCGGCCGGTTCGATGGGCTGCAGGGCCGCCAGCACCGGCTCATAGGCGGTCCTGACCTCACCCGGCCGCTCAAACATCTCGTCCCACGCGTCGGCCAACGCGTACGCGTCAAATATGTCCGCCATGGCCCGACGTTAAGTGTGAGGTGTAACAAACTGGTCACTATCTCGTTTCCGGGAGCTGACGGAAGCGATCGTGACCTGGGGAAACGGAGTGTTTGAAGTACGGCCGGGTGGGGGAGGCGGAAGCAGCCGAGGGCCTCTTTCCGCCCTCGTTCCCTTCTGCCGCCTCCCTCCGGGAGACGCACACGTCCGTTCTTTCAGCTTGTTGCAGCGCGGAATACCTGAGGGGTGAACAGAACGGGACACATGGTGGCCCATCGGGGCAGGAAGACGGTGGAGCCGTGTTGCGGAGCCGGTTCGGGCCGCGCATAGTTGCGCTGCGAACAGGCTGGAACCGGGGGTGAATTGGGTGATGGCCGGGCACGCGACGGACGAGCACCCACACGGTGCCGATCGGCTCTGCGAGGCCGGGGACCGTGTGTACTCCAGAGCCGTACGGCGTGGCCGCGTCCCGCGCGAGGACGCCGAGGCCGCTCCCTGCCTGGTCGAGCTGGCGCTGCTGCACCCCGACCCCGACGACATGGGCTGGCTGGTACCCACCTCCCCGCAGGAGGTGATGACCCGGTTGCTGCGCAGCGTCCACGCGGAGGTGAGCGCCAGTCAGGCCCGGATGGGGGCGGCGGTCGACGCCGTCGAGTGGTATGCGGGGCTCGGCGGCTCGCGGGCGCAACCGCCGGTGGAGAGTACGGCGATCCGGGTGCTCGACGGGCTGGCGCGAATCCGCGCGGCGATCGACGAGGCCACCGACCGGTGCATCACGGAGGTGCTGACCGTCCAGCCGGGCGGCATCCGGCGCGAGGACGAGCTGCGCGAGGGGCTGCACCGGGCACTGGCGATGTGCCGCCGGGGTGTGCGCATGCGGGACCTGTACACCCATGTGGCCCGGCACGGGCAGGGCCTGCACAACTACATGGAGATGATGGGGGACGCGGCGGAGGCCCGGACCCTGGACGAGGTCGTGGAACGCCTCATGGTCTTCGACCGCACCGTGGCCTTCATCCCCGCCAACGCCGACCGCACGATGGCCCTGGAGATCCGCCACCCCGCGCTGGTGGAGTACCTGGTCACCGTCTTCGAACGGCTCTGGCGGCTGGGCCTCCCGCTCACCGCCCCCCTCCCCTCCAGCGGCATCGCCGGCATCACCCACCGGGAGCGCTCCATCGCCGCGCTGCTCGCGGAGGGCCACCAGGACGCGGTCGTCGCCGAACGCCTCGGCATAAGCGTCCGCACCTGCCGCGCCCACATCGCCCGCCTGTCGGAGACCTTGGGCGCGGCCAGCCGCACCCAACTGGGGGTCCGTATCGCCCAGGTGGGGTTGGACGGACCGCCGCGCGAGGGGACAGCGGGGGAGCTGCATCCACTGCCCTCGACCGGTGCCGCCGTGCCCGCTCCGGAGGCGCCGACCGCTCCGGGCGGTTGACGAGCGCGGGCCGGTTGTGCGGTTGGTGTGCAGGCTGATCGCCGCTGCTGTGTAGGTGGGTGCGGTGCCGACGGAGGTGCAACAGCTGGCCGCGATCTGCGTGAGCGCGTTGCGCCGGTGTGGAGCACCAGTCCGAACGGGAGTGGGGCAGGCCGATTGTGGCAGGACAGGAAGTCAATGTGGACACCGATGCCGCAGCGTCACCTGTATCAGCGACCACATTGCATGAGTCCTGTACGCCCCTATTTTGTTGACATTTGAAGAATGCACCCCCTCCGGGTGCCAAAAGATGAGGGTAGTGCTTGCGGAAGGGCTCTCTTAGATTTCTCCTGGCAGTGCACGGAACGCCGCCCGAAGGCGGCGTATTGGCCGGATATCGACGTTTGAGGAGCGCTCAATTTCTGGGTTTTTTGAGAGTGAAGATACCTTGCCTGTTCTGCGGGCATCATTGTTGTGCTGGAGTGCTGACGAGAATACGAATCGGTCCTTGTGCGCGATGAAGGTGCAGTGCACCTGCGGGGGCTCGGCCAGAAGCTGGGTGGGTCGTGTGAGGGCAAGGCGAGGAGTCGTGCCGGCGAGCTGTGTCGCAGGGCCATGCCGCTGACCGGGGATTTTCAGACGCCTCGACCTGAGTGGCAAGGGCAGGGTACGGGCCAGTTCCGGCCAATCCGTCAGCGGAGTATCAGGCGGCATTGAGGATCGGCGGCCTCTAATGCCGACGCGCCTTGCAGGCGGTTTTCTTGAGGTGCCGACGGCGCGGTGTGAGGGACCGCCGTACGGCGATGCGAGTGGGCGATTGCACCTCAGACCCTGTCAGGCAAGGTGATCAGAGGGCGCGCTCCTCTTGATGCCTCGGATTGAAAGGTTTGGTTTAGGTACAGTCTCTGGGCGTCTGACCAGTTCAAAAAATCTCAAATCCGGGGGGATTTTTGAGTACCCAAAAGGGAGACGTGTCCATCCGTATCGCAGCGCTGACTTCGCGTGAGCGTGAAGTTCTGTCTCTACTGCCTACCGGCATGACCAACCGGAAGCTTGCGGCAGAGCTCGGCGTGGCCGAACGGACGATTCGATCGCATCTGACGAGGATTGTGCGAAAGCTGGACGTGGAGTCGCGGGTGGCTGCAGCCGTGCTCGCGGACAGGTATCGCGAGATAGTTCTCGCTACAGGCGACGTGCCTAATGAGGCGACGCCTGAAGAGGCAATATCGCGAGCGGAGGCGAATGTGCCAGAGTCCTATTGATCCGAAACGGTAGGTGTTCCGGGTCGTTGATCCCTGTGTGAGTGAACTGGTGGGGGACGCACGGCAGTTGTCGCCGGGCGCCGAGTTCTCCCCCTACTGGAACGGCTACATGGACGGCGCGGTCCGCTCCGGCCGCCACACCGCCACCGAACTCCTCCTCCACCAGAACTGAGCGCAAGCGACATCCGAGAGGAAATCCCGCGATGAACAAGTACGTGGTCAGCGAGACCGCCGTCATCGACGCCCCCGTGACACGAGTCTGGGACGTCATCGCCCGCACCGATCGGTACGCGGAGTGGGTCGCCGGAGCCATCGAGGTCACCGACCACCACGGCGTCGCCACCATCGGCAAGACCTACTCCGAGCGCAACCGCACCCTCGGCCCGCTCAAGACCGACTCGGTCTGGACCGTCGAGGAGATCGTGCCCCTGAAGCGCCGCGTCGACACCGGCGTCGGATTCGCCCCGCTCCAGGACATCACCAACATCTTCGAGTTCCGCCCGGTCCAGACCGCCGACGGACAGGAGGCGACCGAGATGCTCTACCAGGTCGAGTACACCATCGGCCTCGGCCCCCTGGGCCAGCTCCTCGACTCCATACAGCAGCCCGCGATGCGCGCCGGAATGCGCACCTCCATGGCCAACCTCAACACCCTGCTCCGTTCCGAGGCATCGAGGACCGCTCGCTGACAGACGGTGAATGCTCCTGGGCCGGCGGCCGGTCCGCCGGTCCAGCCGGCCGCCGCCCAGGAGCGGCCCTCATCATGTACCGACGATTTGTCGAGCGACCTGTTCGACAGACTGAGTCGGATAGGATCGCTTCATGGCTCATGTATCCGCGGCGGAGCGCCGCCCACAACTGATCAAGGCGGCCATCGGCCTCATGGCCAGGGAGGGCGTCGCCGCCGGCAGCACCCGCGCCATCGCCGCCGAGCTCGGCGTGGCCCAGGCGACCCTGCACTACACCTTCGGCACGAAGGAGGAGCTGTACCGGGCCGTCATGCAACAGCTCACGCACGACCTCGTCGACCAGGTGACACGGGCCGCGCCCACGGACGCGAGCTTCGAGGAAACCCTCGTCACGCTCGCCGAAGCACTCTGGCGTACCGTGCTCGAACAGCCCGCGTCGTATCAGCTGCTCACCGAGCTGAGCATGTTCGCCCTGCGTACGCCACACCTGAAGGAGGCTCTTCAGAGCCACCACGGCGAGATC
Protein-coding sequences here:
- a CDS encoding zeta toxin family protein gives rise to the protein MIDPAEVERHRLPDAENQRIFRERIVPDLLAGRVGQQTPTVVFLVGQPGAGKSRVTEMVAGVLNRHGGFVDVDSDLYKPYHPEYARLMAQDDTLMAAYTRADGRAWMAQAEAYVREHGLHAIIQETSQNAQAVEEKMRAYRESGARVEALFMGVPQAMSNQGIVNRYFEQLADRGQGRLTVQANADESYVGIRELADRVDRGALADLASVYRRGESKPRYSNSLDDTGNWAGPPGLRQALDTERVRPWTAAESDAFVATQLRLREAGRAQGGPEWPTRLAHIEDQARPLLTPRAAAQLTPTAPDAPASQTSAAAAATSRTTPTPPAQASPASPTSAAAAARSRSTPRPGNPTTPQAPGETPRTGPARPAPRQGPAPQQGSAPQQGSAPQRGPAPQRGPAPQQGPAPQQGPAPQQGPGGPHPNRGRGR
- a CDS encoding formylglycine-generating enzyme family protein; amino-acid sequence: MDADTTTETGMISVPPGSVPLSDRRTRRQWVADVTSFRLAVHPVTRGEYERLRRLRGGTPTTGTPADRTPAVNISWWDAVRFCNALSEQEGLTPAYAIADTDEEEGDSVEWSPSADGYRLPTEAEWEYACRAGTTGPHYGPLDDIAWHRANSGEHLHEVGGRRPNPWGLHDMLGNIWEWCWDLYDPDVYGTYRVLRGGGWFDEHWSCRAGVRRRSHPTFRVDDVGFRVARSGTG
- a CDS encoding sugar ABC transporter substrate-binding protein, which codes for MRKACRTTVRRTATVLAASAAAVSLAACGVVDVGDSAEASPTKGDDITVGVLFPDKDAQRWEQFDYPIIKKKIAELTNNKGVTKYANAEKDPETQITQLEQMVADKVDIIIISAVDSKSIASAVQTADEAGIPVIAYDRLAEGPIDGYVSFDNELVGQVQGRALVEELGNSAANKIVMMNGSVSDPNAAMFRDGALSELQDSVTISETYDTTDWDPKVAKVNMQKAVSKLGLDNIDAVYAANDGIAGAVIDVLKTAGVSKVPPVTGQDADLDAVQRIVAGDQYMTVYKSFPLEANAAAEMAVAKVQARSIEFDALAKDSVDSPTTKNIPSQLVPPVALTKDNIKDTVIDDEIYTVKEICTSDYKADCNALKLN
- a CDS encoding transglutaminase family protein produces the protein MVRRLRIKHTTRVAYAQPAASSHNEVRMTPLTLPGQTTLDARVLVNPSTPTWSYWDYWGTQVTGFDLIDPHSTLTITASSLVETAPPEPLSDAPGWAEIAAATPDSRLLEYLTPTSRTTLPADLLDKAREAADGLDVHETAVAVSSMVADHVSYVPGATGVHTSASEAWDQGAGVCQDIAHLTLGMLRGLGLPARYISGYLHPEREAELYRPVAGQSHAWIEYWAGDWTGYDPTNRVRADESHVVVGRGRDYDDVTPHKGIYRGVPGGPPEVTIEFTRVA
- a CDS encoding alpha-E domain-containing protein; this encodes MNDVILSRIAEALTWTGRYVERADATGRILDAYLHRLLEDPWRDEDAACRSLYAILGVDAPDQHCDMQQVLDQLAFDARSTGSIEGALGAARLNARSAREAVSSEMWECLNSTWHALADQRTAARRTGGPYAYLELVRRRAALFFGLADSTMSRDDSWRFVVLGRSLERVDMTVRLLSVRVLDAAHAPDWPTLLSASGADEAYARVHGGFGDSPKVAEFLLLDRDFPRSALHALTTAEECLAALGRPRQDPARRPIGALRTHLEYLDSEALEAGLPTLLRDLQQACMASAEAVAEKFFPYQGPVEWAQEGA
- a CDS encoding circularly permuted type 2 ATP-grasp protein encodes the protein MADIFDAYALADAWDEMFERPGEVRTAYEPVLAALQPIEPAELRFRADQMARAFTDRGVTYAFAGEERPWPLDLVPRILDALEWDLIQRGVAQRVRALEAYLADAYGPCRAFEDGVVPWRLLLNSPHFHRSAHGVEPPGGVRIHVAGIDLVRDEAGDFRVLEDNVRVPSGVSYVIENRRAMTRVFPSLFAEQHVLPVDGYAQKLLAALRAAAPGGIGDPRVVVLTPGPNNAAYFEHALLARLMGVQLVEGHDLVCRGNRVWMRTTRGEMPVHVVYRRLDDDFLDPLHFRPDSVIGCPGIMSAAMAGNVTLANAVGNGIADDKLLYTYVPDLIRYYLGEEPILPNVESFRPDEPGQLEAVLDQIDRLVIKPVDGAGGQGIVIGPKADRETLERTREAVIADPRGWIAQRPVALSTSPTLSGERMAPRHIDLRPFAVNDGNEVWVLPGGLTRVALQEGNLIVNSSQGGGSKDTWVLAEGPAEQRYEEVGGPLEKAPRQLGPDGAGTVVQEGAQQQ
- a CDS encoding helix-turn-helix transcriptional regulator — its product is MAGHATDEHPHGADRLCEAGDRVYSRAVRRGRVPREDAEAAPCLVELALLHPDPDDMGWLVPTSPQEVMTRLLRSVHAEVSASQARMGAAVDAVEWYAGLGGSRAQPPVESTAIRVLDGLARIRAAIDEATDRCITEVLTVQPGGIRREDELREGLHRALAMCRRGVRMRDLYTHVARHGQGLHNYMEMMGDAAEARTLDEVVERLMVFDRTVAFIPANADRTMALEIRHPALVEYLVTVFERLWRLGLPLTAPLPSSGIAGITHRERSIAALLAEGHQDAVVAERLGISVRTCRAHIARLSETLGAASRTQLGVRIAQVGLDGPPREGTAGELHPLPSTGAAVPAPEAPTAPGG
- a CDS encoding helix-turn-helix domain-containing protein; the encoded protein is MSIRIAALTSREREVLSLLPTGMTNRKLAAELGVAERTIRSHLTRIVRKLDVESRVAAAVLADRYREIVLATGDVPNEATPEEAISRAEANVPESY
- a CDS encoding SRPBCC family protein, yielding MNKYVVSETAVIDAPVTRVWDVIARTDRYAEWVAGAIEVTDHHGVATIGKTYSERNRTLGPLKTDSVWTVEEIVPLKRRVDTGVGFAPLQDITNIFEFRPVQTADGQEATEMLYQVEYTIGLGPLGQLLDSIQQPAMRAGMRTSMANLNTLLRSEASRTAR
- a CDS encoding TetR/AcrR family transcriptional regulator; the encoded protein is MAHVSAAERRPQLIKAAIGLMAREGVAAGSTRAIAAELGVAQATLHYTFGTKEELYRAVMQQLTHDLVDQVTRAAPTDASFEETLVTLAEALWRTVLEQPASYQLLTELSMFALRTPHLKEALQSHHGEILAVTTKQVEQAAERTGHRLGQPAEAIARFFLAGFDGLTMQHLSLPDEEAERVCLRSLVSAVLAMA